The following coding sequences lie in one Trichoderma breve strain T069 chromosome 1, whole genome shotgun sequence genomic window:
- a CDS encoding cytochrome p450 domain-containing protein, with translation MDWFSFGYVAKVAFGSLVFFETVQIIYNIYFHPLRHIPGPWLFRAKRLFYVIRFNQGRLSYDVHKWHAKYGPIVRIAPDELAFEDPDAFKDIYGRRPDDEMTKPDRSYHLIGEARSIMNETKEKHARLRKQLALGFSERSMRDQEPIIGNYVDLLIKRLHEHCIDGDKLDPITGEKAKRELNMTAWYAWTTFDIIGDLAFGEPFGCLERAKYDPWVAAIGKAVRFSPVILGAKLLGYEWALRPLLSMLNKYRREHNRLCMEKLQRRMAMSAERPDLIEGLLQKAKDWDMDVRQVMQNSSNLIIAGSETTATGLAGITYLLLKNPDALQKVVQEVRSSFSSEDEITLLSVNNLPFMFACINEALRLYPPVALGLPRIVPREGAVIAGQFVPQGMTVSTWHWAIYHSERLWNKPFEFHPERFLHDPSFANDRLEALQPFSVGPRNCLGRNLAYAEMRLILARILFNFDLKLVNEEEDWMDQCTFILWEKGPLNVYLTPVKK, from the exons ATGGATTGGTTTAGCTTTGGCTATGTAGCCAAAGTGGCCTTTGGATCG CTGGTCTTTTTTGAGACTGTGCAGATTATATACAACATTTATTTTCATCCTCTAAGACATATCCCCGGCCCATGGCTGTTTCGCGCCAAGCGATTGTTCTATGTTATACGATTTAATCAGGGTAGGCTGTCGTATGACGTACATAAATGGCATGCCAAATACGGACCAATTGTGCGTATCGCACCAGATGAGCTTGCCTTTGAAGATCCAGATGCTTTCAAGGACATCTACGGGCGTCGTCCTGATGATGAAATGACCAAACCAGACCGTTCATATCATCTTATAGGCGAGGCACGCAGTATAATGAATGAGACTAAAGAAAAACACGCTCGTCTCCGGAAACAGCTGGCTCTTGGCTTCAGCGAACGCAGCATGCGAGACCAGGAACCCATTATTGGCAACTATGTTGATCTTCTCATCAAAAGGCTTCATGAGCACTGTATTGACGGCGATAAACTTGACCCCATTACGGGcgagaaggccaagagagAGTTGAACATGACGGCCTGGTATGCTTGGACGACCTTTGACATTATCGGAGATTTAGCATTTGGCGAGCCCTTTGGGTGTCTGGAACGTGCCAAGTATGATCCTTGGGTagctgccattggcaaagCCGTACGCTTTAGTCCTGTGATTCTGGGTGCGAAGCTCTTGGGTTATGAGTGGGCTTTGCGTCCTCTGCTGAGTATGTTGAATAAGTATCGCCGCGAGCACAACAGGCTTTgtatggagaagctgcaaaggCGGATGGCCATGTCGGCTGAACGGCCGGACTTGATTGAAGGGCTGctgcaaaaggccaaggactGG GATATGGACGTTCGGCAAGTCATGCAGAATAGCAGTAACCTCATTATTGCGGGCTCTGAAACCACAGCCACAGGCCTGGCTGGTATTACATATCTACTTCTGAAGAATCCAGATGCGCTACAAAAAGTGGTTCAAGAGGTCCGATCATCTTTTTCCTCTGAGGACGAAATCACTCTTTTGTCAGTCAATAATCTTCCATTCATGTTCGCCTGCATAAATGAAGCTTTGAGGCTATATCCGCCTGTCGCTCTCGGCTTGCCTCGAATCGTGCCAAGAGAAGGCGCAGTTATTGCTGGACAATTTGTCCCACAAGGA ATGACTGTTAGCACCTGGCATTGGGCAATCTACCACAGCGAGAGGCTGTGGAATAAACCGTTCGAATTCCACCCGGAGCGCTTCTTGCACGATCCCAGCTTTGCCAACGATAGACTGGAGGCTTTGCAACCATTTTCAGTAGGGCCACGAAACTGCCTTGGCCGCAA TCTTGCGTATGCCGAGATGCGACTGATCCTTGCACgcatcctcttcaactttGACTTGAAGCTTGtgaatgaggaggaggattggATGGACCAGTGCACTTTTATTCTATGGGAAAAGGGACCTCTAAATGTATACTTGACGCCAGTCAAGAAGTAA